A region from the Neurospora crassa OR74A linkage group V, whole genome shotgun sequence genome encodes:
- the cnb-1 gene encoding calcineurin subunit B, variant, with amino-acid sequence MGNTTSSVLDNIVQGSNFDREEVDRLRKRFMKLDKDNSGTIEREEFLSLPQISTNPLATRMIAIFDEDGGGDVDFQEFVSGLSAFSSKGNKEQKLRFAFKVYDIDRDGYISNGELFIVLKMMVGSNLKDQQLQQIVDKTIMEADLDKDGKISFEEFTKMVENTDVSMSMTLDQF; translated from the exons ATGGGCAACACCACCAGCTCCGTCCTGGACAACATTGTCCAGGGATCCAACT TCGACAGGGAAGAGGTTGACCGCTTGCGTAAGAGGTTTATGAAGTTGGACAAG GATAATTCCGGTACCATCGAGCGCGAAGAGTTCTTGAGCCTACCGCAAATATCGACAAATCCTCTGGCTACAAG AATGATTGCCATCTTCGACGAAGACGGTGGTGGCGACGTCGACTTTCAAGAGTTCGTATCCGGCTTAAGCGCCTTCTCGAGCAAAGGCAACAAGGAGCAGAAGCTGCGGTTCGCTTTCAAGGTGTACGACATTGACCGTGACGGGTACATCAGCAACGGCGAGTTGTTTATCGTACTGAAGATGATGGTAGGCAGCAACCTTAAGGACCAACAGCTGCAACAGATTGTCGACAAGACGATCATGGAGGCGGATTTGGACAAGGACGGCAAGATCAGCTTTGAGGAGTTCACCAAGATGGTGGAGAACACGGATGTCAGCATGAGCATGACTTTGG ATCAATTCTAG